The DNA segment CTCGACGCTGTCAAACGACGAGTTGCAGGAAGCCGAGCGTGAATTGCACGGGACGTTCTCCAAGGCGGAGTTGAGCGAGAAGGAGCGTCGAGGTGGTGCGTACAGTCTGCTGCGCGGCCCCGATTCCCTGACGCAGGCCTGGCTCAAGTGGAGCATGGTGTGCAACGCCACGCGCGATCGCGGCTTGCGCACGTCGTACCGCGGGTAAGACGCTGACAGCGCGGTCGGGGATCCTCCGATCGCGCGCCGCGACGGGACGCCGATACGCGTCCGAACCAGGCGCTTCATCGCCGGTTCACCCCCCGTGATCATGTTGTGTGCAGGTCATGGAGGGACTCATGTCACTGCACACCCGCACGCCCCGCCCCCGGAGCCTCACTACCGGGTGGCTCCCGGATGACATGGACCGCGTCGTGCTGCTTGCGCGCGGTGTGGTGGTCGCCGAAGGCGATCGTTGCGTGCAATGCGGGATTTGCTCCCACAACTGCCCCAATGGGATTGATGTCCGCGCGGTGGCGCGCGCCGGCGGCGCGATCACCGATCGGCGCTGCATGCTGTGCGGCAGTTGCGTCGCGCGTTGTCCCCGCGGGACGTTGCGCTTCGAACTGTTGGAGGACGCCCCGTGAGCCGCCACCATGTGATCGTCGGCTCCGGGATTGCCGCCCTCAGTGCCGCCGAGTCGATCCGTC comes from the Gemmatimonadota bacterium genome and includes:
- a CDS encoding 4Fe-4S binding protein: MDRVVLLARGVVVAEGDRCVQCGICSHNCPNGIDVRAVARAGGAITDRRCMLCGSCVARCPRGTLRFELLEDAP